The DNA segment TAAATAGACCGAAATACCCTGTGGGTGAAATAGTCTGTATGAAAGAAATCAATCTCAGCTCCCGGATTTTCATTTTCGCCAAAGCGGGTAAAATTCATATTGAAAATACCGTATTTATTCCCATTAAATATTAACCCGTCTTTTGTTTCCAGAAATTTTGTACCTACAATATGTTTATGTTTAGCAATGAGGTCAGGCAAATGTTGTATTTCAGTCATGTCAACAAGATCTTTGAAGTCATGACCTTGGTCGAACGATGTGTCTGTATTAAATTTTGTTAACTGTGATTTTGAGTATCCATAATTTATTTCTTTTGAAGTAACTATTGATTTAATGCTGTCTGGTATGCCGATATATAGGCATCGTTTAACGCCAAAAGTTGAAATTTCTCTTGTAAAGATATTCTTTTTTTCAAATTCCGGGTCTCCATTTGCAAGGTCGATAACATTTATAGCTGCTTTTCTTTTTTTATAAAATTTAATTTCTGATTTTATTGTGTGGCGATATTTAATATTTTTAAAGTGTTTGTATATTAGTTGTATTATGAAAAGTATAAGGGACCCGACTAATAGGAAGAATAGTTCAGATGATGCATTATTTAATATTTTATCTGGCAGAGTGTTAAACATATCTTTTATGGTCAATAGTTATAGTGTTTGAAGCAATAGTGTTTTTTGTTAATGTTCGTGTTTTAAAAAAAATATATATAAAATTTATTCAAAGTGTAGTACATTCCACAGGCATTTTAGGTTTCCCCGGCTGTTCAATTAAGTGTTTTGATTTAATTTTGAGCCGAAATTGTTTATTCATCCAGTATGTTTAATTTAGGGGTTTTACCTCAGTTGGAAGATCTCTTAAATTGGATTATAGAGGCCAATAGTTCCGTTATATTCAATTCCAGCATATGGTAAAGTCAGAAGGGCTGACCTGCCCAAAAATAGTTTTCTTTGGGCGGTAGAAAGTTCCTTTTGCCTGCCGGATTAAAACCTGCTTTTTCACCAAACGCTCCAAAGCCTTTGCTAGAGCTTGCGGTTTGCTTTTCTGCAAGTCCCGAAAGTCCTGATAAGTGATGATCTTTCCCGGTGGGATCGATTTTATGTAATTATTTATTTGTGCTGAAACTTGCATGATTTAATCCACTCTCGAAATAATGTGGTTTTTCTTTAATATTGTAAAGTTTTAGTGGTTAAAACATGACAAAAGAATAGTTTAAGAATGTTAAT comes from the Maridesulfovibrio ferrireducens genome and includes:
- a CDS encoding DUF6088 family protein, translating into MQVSAQINNYIKSIPPGKIITYQDFRDLQKSKPQALAKALERLVKKQVLIRQAKGTFYRPKKTIFGQVSPSDFTICWN